One Bernardetia sp. genomic window carries:
- a CDS encoding DUF3109 family protein — protein MIPIKHTLVSDNVALTKFVCNLSKCKGACCVEGEMGAPLEDNERKILDEIYEEVKPFLTEEGIEAIEKQGKYVWDEDEEYSTPLIEKDTACAYVTYDEKGITKCGIEKAYEAGKIDYQKPISCHLYPIRVTSYKNFDAVNYDEWDICSPACELGKELKVPVYKFLKNPLIRKYGTEWYDELADFIEKNIL, from the coding sequence GTGATTCCTATAAAACATACTTTAGTTAGCGATAATGTAGCCCTCACAAAATTTGTTTGCAATCTTAGTAAATGTAAAGGAGCGTGTTGTGTAGAGGGAGAAATGGGAGCACCCTTAGAAGACAACGAACGAAAAATTTTAGATGAAATTTATGAAGAAGTAAAGCCATTTCTGACAGAAGAAGGTATTGAAGCCATAGAAAAACAGGGGAAATATGTTTGGGATGAAGACGAAGAGTATTCTACGCCACTTATTGAAAAAGATACGGCTTGTGCTTATGTTACCTACGATGAAAAAGGCATTACAAAATGTGGGATAGAAAAAGCCTACGAGGCTGGAAAAATTGATTATCAAAAGCCTATTTCTTGCCACTTATATCCTATCAGAGTTACTAGCTATAAAAATTTTGATGCTGTAAATTATGATGAATGGGATATTTGCTCGCCTGCTTGTGAACTTGGAAAAGAGCTAAAAGTGCCTGTTTATAAGTTTTTGAAAAATCCACTTATCAGAAAATATGGCACAGAGTGGTACGACGAATTAGCAGATTTTATTGAGAAGAATATTTTGTAG